A portion of the Krasilnikovia cinnamomea genome contains these proteins:
- a CDS encoding VgrG-related protein — translation MAEATKRLDGVVLTVDGRPLAADLYPRLAMVRVEESVHLPDYFAVHFDDPHFELFDRGTFTLGTKLDIAFRAEGDPVVVTSGEITAVVVEPGVSGRHELVLTGFDLTHRMAREPKSRSFQRVTDADIASRIAGEYGLDTDVDATGSVHDYVLQAGETDYAFLRRRAARIGYDVWVTERKFSFKRAPRSKVTPPKLRFGQNLSRFTVRFSAAERSDEVQIRGWDQLGKQAIAGRADQPDPGTDAPAADELTGAARRAFGRVKRNAGQFPVTDQAEADKLAAALLLRASGEEVVLRGEAAGDPSIAAGAKVHIEGVGSRLTGNYRVTGVEHTYGAGRPYVTRFVCGGKEPGGLADLTGPATAGGDRRGWGGLVIGIVTNNDDPEKLGRVRVTFPTLSADDESAWARVAAPGAGRQRGMQWLPEVDDEVLVGFELDDHARPVVLGGLWNRDDNPPQPDAASGGKIKQRVLVSRKDSRLTLDDDVPSVALTLGGSPCTLKLAQSESTLTGDQKLVISASQVEIKATQKLSLSGAQVEITASGGLTASGKPIKLN, via the coding sequence GTGGCTGAGGCGACCAAGCGCCTGGACGGCGTGGTGCTCACCGTGGACGGGCGCCCGCTGGCCGCCGACCTGTACCCGAGGCTGGCGATGGTCCGGGTCGAGGAGTCGGTGCACCTGCCGGACTACTTCGCGGTGCACTTCGACGACCCGCACTTCGAGCTGTTCGACCGGGGCACCTTCACCCTCGGCACCAAGCTGGACATCGCGTTCCGCGCCGAGGGCGATCCGGTGGTCGTCACCTCCGGGGAGATCACCGCGGTGGTCGTGGAGCCGGGCGTCTCCGGACGGCACGAGCTGGTGCTCACCGGGTTCGACCTGACCCACCGGATGGCCCGCGAGCCGAAGTCGCGCAGCTTCCAGCGGGTCACCGACGCCGACATCGCCAGCCGCATCGCGGGCGAGTACGGCCTCGACACCGACGTGGACGCCACCGGTTCCGTGCACGACTACGTGCTGCAGGCCGGAGAGACCGACTACGCGTTCCTGCGCCGCCGCGCCGCCCGCATCGGCTACGACGTGTGGGTCACCGAACGCAAGTTCTCCTTCAAACGCGCACCGCGTTCCAAGGTCACCCCGCCGAAGCTGCGTTTCGGGCAGAACCTGAGCCGGTTCACGGTGCGCTTCTCCGCCGCCGAACGCAGCGACGAGGTGCAGATCCGCGGCTGGGATCAGCTCGGCAAGCAGGCCATCGCGGGCCGCGCCGACCAGCCCGACCCGGGTACGGACGCCCCCGCCGCCGACGAGCTGACCGGGGCGGCGCGGCGGGCGTTCGGGCGGGTCAAGCGCAACGCCGGGCAGTTCCCGGTCACCGACCAGGCGGAGGCGGACAAGCTGGCGGCCGCGCTGCTGCTGCGCGCCTCCGGTGAGGAGGTGGTGCTGCGCGGCGAGGCGGCCGGTGACCCGAGCATCGCCGCCGGGGCCAAGGTGCACATCGAGGGGGTCGGCTCCCGGCTCACCGGCAACTACCGGGTCACCGGCGTGGAGCACACGTACGGGGCGGGCCGCCCGTACGTGACCCGGTTCGTGTGCGGCGGCAAGGAGCCCGGCGGCCTCGCCGACCTGACCGGCCCCGCCACCGCCGGGGGCGACCGGCGCGGCTGGGGCGGCCTGGTCATCGGCATCGTCACCAACAACGACGACCCGGAGAAGCTGGGCCGGGTACGGGTCACGTTCCCCACCCTGTCCGCCGACGACGAGAGTGCCTGGGCCCGGGTGGCCGCCCCCGGCGCGGGCCGCCAGCGCGGCATGCAGTGGCTGCCCGAGGTGGACGACGAGGTGCTGGTCGGCTTCGAACTCGACGACCACGCGCGCCCGGTGGTGCTGGGCGGGCTGTGGAACCGCGACGACAACCCGCCCCAGCCGGACGCCGCCTCCGGCGGGAAGATCAAGCAGCGCGTGCTGGTCAGCCGCAAGGACTCCCGGCTCACCCTCGACGACGACGTGCCGTCGGTGGCGCTGACCCTGGGCGGCAGCCCGTGCACCCTCAAGCTGGCCCAGAGCGAATCCACCCTCACCGGCGACCAGAAGCTGGTCATCTCCGCCAGCCAGGTGGAGATCAAGGCGACGCAGAAGCTGAGTCTCAGCGGCGCCCAAGTGGAGATCACCGCGTCCGGCGGGCTGACCGCGTCCGGCAAGCCGATCAAGCTCAACTAG
- a CDS encoding CIS tube protein, producing MTAPTAPAKAFLLTEKKDRIDFLFNPAELTITKANTWNAAENKGGNAPELRFQAGQSGTLALSITLDTTATGEDVTDYTNKLLDLLKVDSSLPGSDKQRNKARPPWVEFHWGKLHSFKAIVERLQLKFTYFASNGMPLRAKADLALKQYKDEGKPLLQNPTSHTPTLHTVHRLGFGETLDRVAARHYADATRWRLIAAANGVVDPIGLAPGTLLVIPELPVRRRG from the coding sequence ATGACCGCACCCACCGCACCCGCGAAGGCGTTCCTGCTCACCGAGAAGAAGGACCGGATCGACTTCCTGTTCAACCCGGCCGAGCTGACCATCACCAAGGCCAACACCTGGAACGCGGCCGAGAACAAGGGCGGCAACGCTCCCGAGCTGCGCTTCCAGGCCGGTCAGTCCGGCACCCTCGCGCTGAGCATCACCCTGGACACCACCGCGACGGGCGAGGACGTCACGGACTACACCAACAAGCTGCTGGACCTGCTCAAGGTGGATTCGAGCCTGCCCGGCTCGGACAAGCAGCGCAACAAGGCCCGGCCGCCGTGGGTGGAGTTCCACTGGGGCAAGCTGCACTCGTTCAAGGCGATCGTGGAACGGCTGCAGCTCAAGTTCACGTACTTCGCCAGCAACGGGATGCCGTTGCGGGCCAAGGCGGACCTGGCGCTCAAGCAGTACAAGGATGAGGGCAAACCCCTGCTGCAGAATCCCACCTCGCACACGCCGACCCTGCACACGGTGCACCGGCTCGGGTTCGGCGAGACCCTCGACCGGGTCGCCGCCCGGCACTACGCGGACGCCACCCGGTGGCGGCTGATCGCCGCCGCCAACGGCGTGGTCGACCCGATCGGGCTCGCCCCCGGCACCCTGCTGGTCATCCCCGAGCTGCCGGTGCGTCGCCGTGGCTGA
- a CDS encoding eCIS core domain-containing protein, whose translation MASAPASERRPRTLRRVVRRLFTDRWAGRRRAPGPRVGADLAATLPVRASWSLLRWWRRWRPRHTGPAPAPTGREIGAAPVMLRDSPARSRAVAGRGTLAPLGTPRPPLTSGPATGPDVRPGHELTLRPAFGTRGDRRDGDAGIVRSLHSGASDSHPHPWADVGAGAPYREGPLGVRPVLARAGATGGPGVLGAGPGRGGDATDRTGGAWPVRSGDAASSAAGRGTGSSGRAVPGTGPGLVTGLRPLGRAGSLTARPGPGPSVRNPESAADLRVLGGGPQPPGTGPDMLGAVTTLRPDHGRGLIGGYGMPVPEKPGSERPGSGRPRSEKPGSEKPGSEKSDPRARWEAAVAARPLEAPRPLPGALHAMASALTGRAHPPLFTTGPATRHALAAAGARGATTGTVVHLPEAPANVPVMSEVLAHELTHTRSPVRRPRFLLEHAAGLLDDDERQALSAGRQRLADAGQGLLSAGRDRLAEAAPSAAGIVDQLPVGGGLGAVGDVATRAARAAVLEATSGPMSGLTGAVGDARDAASGALASAGGLAAEAASGVTGAVDAAAGAVSGAAGQAAATVAGAASGAAGAAKAALDPDKVVEIVEARLLREIERRGGRWAGVF comes from the coding sequence GTGGCTTCCGCACCGGCAAGTGAGCGCCGCCCGCGTACGCTGCGCCGGGTCGTGCGCCGCCTGTTCACCGACCGGTGGGCGGGCCGCCGCCGCGCGCCGGGTCCCCGGGTCGGAGCGGACCTCGCCGCCACCCTGCCGGTGCGTGCCTCCTGGTCGCTGCTGCGCTGGTGGCGACGGTGGCGCCCCCGGCACACCGGTCCGGCCCCCGCGCCCACGGGCCGGGAGATCGGCGCGGCCCCGGTCATGCTGCGCGACTCTCCGGCTCGGAGCCGCGCGGTCGCCGGCCGGGGCACGCTCGCCCCACTCGGCACGCCTCGCCCGCCGCTGACCTCCGGACCCGCCACCGGTCCGGACGTGCGCCCCGGCCACGAGCTGACGCTGCGCCCGGCGTTCGGAACGCGGGGGGACCGCCGGGACGGCGACGCGGGCATCGTCCGTTCGCTCCACTCCGGAGCCTCGGACAGCCACCCGCATCCCTGGGCGGACGTGGGCGCCGGGGCGCCGTACCGGGAGGGACCGCTGGGGGTACGCCCGGTGCTGGCCCGCGCGGGCGCGACCGGCGGGCCCGGGGTGCTCGGTGCGGGCCCGGGCCGTGGCGGCGACGCGACCGATCGGACGGGTGGCGCGTGGCCTGTCCGTAGTGGGGACGCGGCGAGCTCGGCCGCCGGCCGGGGCACGGGATCCTCCGGCCGCGCCGTGCCCGGAACCGGGCCGGGACTCGTGACCGGTCTTCGGCCGCTCGGCCGGGCGGGGTCGCTGACGGCGCGGCCCGGGCCCGGCCCGTCCGTGCGCAACCCCGAATCCGCCGCCGACCTGCGCGTGCTCGGCGGGGGGCCGCAGCCCCCGGGGACGGGACCGGACATGTTGGGCGCCGTGACCACGCTGCGGCCCGACCACGGGCGGGGGCTGATCGGCGGTTACGGGATGCCCGTACCTGAAAAGCCCGGATCCGAACGGCCAGGATCCGGACGGCCCAGATCCGAGAAGCCTGGATCCGAGAAGCCTGGATCTGAGAAGTCCGATCCCCGGGCCCGGTGGGAGGCGGCGGTCGCCGCCCGGCCGCTGGAGGCGCCGCGGCCGCTGCCCGGTGCCCTGCACGCGATGGCGTCCGCGCTGACCGGCCGGGCGCATCCGCCGCTGTTCACCACCGGCCCGGCCACCCGGCACGCGCTCGCGGCCGCGGGTGCGCGCGGCGCCACCACCGGCACGGTCGTGCACCTGCCCGAGGCGCCGGCGAACGTGCCCGTCATGTCGGAGGTCCTGGCCCACGAGCTGACGCACACCCGCAGCCCGGTGCGGCGGCCCCGGTTCCTGCTGGAGCACGCGGCCGGTCTGCTCGACGACGACGAGCGGCAGGCGCTGTCCGCCGGCCGGCAGCGGCTGGCCGACGCGGGGCAGGGGCTGCTGTCCGCGGGGCGCGACCGGCTGGCCGAGGCCGCGCCCAGCGCGGCGGGGATCGTGGACCAGTTGCCCGTGGGCGGGGGCCTGGGCGCGGTCGGCGACGTCGCGACGCGCGCCGCCCGGGCCGCCGTCCTGGAGGCCACGTCCGGTCCGATGTCCGGGCTCACCGGCGCCGTGGGTGACGCCCGGGACGCCGCGAGCGGGGCGCTCGCCTCGGCGGGCGGTCTGGCCGCCGAGGCGGCATCCGGCGTCACCGGCGCGGTGGACGCCGCCGCCGGGGCGGTTTCCGGCGCCGCCGGCCAGGCCGCCGCCACGGTGGCGGGGGCCGCGAGCGGTGCCGCTGGGGCGGCGAAGGCGGCGCTGGACCCGGACAAGGTCGTGGAAATCGTCGAGGCGCGGCTGCTGCGCGAGATCGAGCGCCGTGGCGGGCGCTGGGCAGGAGTGTTCTGA
- a CDS encoding phage tail protein — translation MSDARTMDPPFVGKFTLEIGATVIGSFTEVSGLSVQLDVEELAEGGQNAFTHKLLGRMKWPNLVLKRGLTDTDALFEWVMECSGEGLTAKKNRIKPRDGKISIRNAKGQPVRTWTILEAKPVKWTGPRFAASSRDLAVEELEVCHSGFRTGK, via the coding sequence GTGTCTGACGCACGCACGATGGATCCGCCGTTCGTCGGCAAGTTCACGCTGGAGATCGGGGCGACCGTGATCGGCTCGTTCACCGAGGTGTCCGGGCTGTCCGTCCAGCTCGACGTGGAGGAACTCGCCGAGGGCGGGCAGAACGCGTTCACCCACAAGCTGCTGGGCCGGATGAAATGGCCCAACCTCGTGCTCAAGCGCGGCCTCACCGACACCGACGCGCTGTTCGAGTGGGTCATGGAGTGCTCCGGCGAGGGGCTGACCGCCAAGAAGAACCGGATCAAGCCGCGCGACGGCAAGATCAGCATCCGGAACGCGAAGGGCCAGCCCGTACGCACGTGGACGATCCTCGAGGCCAAGCCGGTGAAGTGGACCGGCCCCCGGTTCGCCGCGTCGTCGCGCGACCTCGCCGTCGAGGAGCTGGAGGTGTGCCACAGTGGCTTCCGCACCGGCAAGTGA